A portion of the Bifidobacterium sp. ESL0800 genome contains these proteins:
- a CDS encoding carbohydrate ABC transporter permease, giving the protein MITIGHKRYNIIGGLLGWIWLFIIIVPIYYIVITSLRDQMAIFSDNPLSIPKHVTFSAYQRVFQNNFLLYVRNSVIVTLVTVILILAVTIPAAYLIIRRTDVWSRRTYKLVISGLAIPMQATIIPIYYIIIKIGLYDTLWALILPSAAFAIPITVMILVNFLRDIPSSLFEAMEVDGASEFSIMVRLAIPMVKPALITVSIYDALNVWNGFLFPLILTQSAKNRVIPLSLWQFQGQFTVDVPGILAAVVISVLPILAAYIVGRKQMVAGLTAGFTK; this is encoded by the coding sequence ATGATAACCATTGGACACAAACGTTACAATATCATCGGCGGGCTGCTCGGCTGGATCTGGCTCTTCATCATCATCGTGCCGATCTACTACATCGTGATCACGTCTCTGCGCGACCAGATGGCCATTTTCAGCGACAATCCGCTCTCGATTCCCAAACATGTCACCTTTTCGGCATACCAGCGCGTATTCCAGAACAACTTCCTGCTCTATGTGCGCAATTCGGTGATCGTCACGCTCGTGACGGTGATCCTGATTCTCGCGGTGACCATCCCGGCCGCCTATCTCATCATCCGTCGTACGGATGTATGGTCTCGCAGAACGTACAAACTGGTCATTTCCGGTCTTGCGATTCCCATGCAGGCCACCATCATCCCGATCTACTACATCATCATCAAAATCGGTCTGTACGACACCTTGTGGGCGTTGATCTTGCCGTCGGCGGCCTTCGCCATACCGATTACCGTCATGATCCTGGTCAATTTCCTACGCGACATCCCCTCGTCCCTGTTCGAGGCGATGGAGGTCGACGGAGCCTCTGAGTTCTCGATCATGGTGCGTCTGGCCATTCCCATGGTCAAACCGGCGCTGATCACCGTTTCGATTTACGATGCGCTCAATGTGTGGAATGGGTTCCTGTTCCCCTTGATTTTGACGCAAAGTGCCAAGAACAGGGTCATACCGCTTTCGCTCTGGCAGTTCCAAGGGCAGTTCACCGTCGACGTCCCGGGTATTCTGGCCGCTGTCGTGATTTCCGTCCTGCCGATTCTCGCAGCCTACATTGTGGGCAGAAAGCAGATGGTGGCAGGCCTCACCGCCGGTTTCACTAAATAG